In a genomic window of Akkermansia massiliensis:
- a CDS encoding O-acetylhomoserine aminocarboxypropyltransferase/cysteine synthase family protein: MNKNHRFETRQIHVGQENPDPATDARAVPIYATTSYVFKDSDQAAARFALAEPGNIYNRLMNPTADVFEKRIAALEGGAGALAVATGAAAIAYAVQNIARAGDHIVSAANVYGGTYNLFAHTFAESGIETTFVDGSNPDNFAKAIRENTKALYVESLDNPNCNVADIDALAEVAHAHGIPLIVDNTFASPFLFRPLEHGADVVVHSATKFIGGHGTAMGGVIVDGGKFDWTQNDKFPGISQPNPNCHGAVLAEICGPLAYIMKIRTTLLRDTGATISPFNSFLLLQGLETLSLRVERHVQNALRVVDYLAAHPQVQKVNHPSLPDHPDHELYRKYYPNGGGSIFTFEIKGGTEKARKFCESLELFSLLANVADVKSLVIHPASTTHSQMTEEELKAAGISPSTVRLSIGTEHIDDILEDLEQGFRAIL, from the coding sequence ATGAATAAGAACCATCGTTTTGAAACGCGCCAGATCCACGTGGGCCAGGAAAATCCGGACCCGGCCACGGATGCCCGCGCCGTGCCGATTTACGCCACCACTTCCTATGTCTTCAAGGACTCCGACCAGGCGGCCGCCCGTTTCGCCCTGGCGGAGCCGGGCAACATCTACAACCGCCTGATGAACCCCACGGCAGACGTTTTCGAAAAGCGCATCGCCGCCCTGGAAGGGGGAGCGGGCGCCCTGGCGGTAGCCACCGGAGCGGCGGCCATCGCCTATGCCGTCCAGAATATTGCGCGCGCCGGGGACCACATCGTTTCCGCCGCCAACGTGTACGGCGGCACTTACAACCTGTTTGCCCATACATTTGCCGAATCCGGCATTGAAACCACCTTCGTGGACGGCAGCAATCCGGACAATTTCGCCAAGGCCATCCGGGAAAATACGAAGGCCCTGTACGTGGAAAGCCTGGACAACCCGAACTGCAACGTTGCGGACATAGACGCGCTGGCGGAGGTGGCGCACGCCCACGGAATTCCGCTCATTGTGGACAATACCTTCGCCTCCCCCTTTCTGTTCCGCCCTCTGGAGCACGGCGCGGACGTGGTGGTGCATTCCGCCACCAAATTCATCGGCGGCCACGGAACGGCGATGGGCGGCGTGATTGTGGACGGCGGCAAGTTCGACTGGACGCAGAATGATAAATTCCCCGGCATCAGCCAGCCCAACCCGAACTGCCACGGCGCCGTGCTGGCGGAAATCTGCGGCCCTCTGGCCTACATCATGAAGATCCGGACCACCCTGCTGCGGGATACGGGAGCCACCATCAGCCCGTTCAATTCCTTCCTGCTGCTCCAGGGGCTGGAAACCCTTTCCCTGCGGGTGGAGCGCCATGTGCAGAACGCCCTGCGCGTGGTGGATTACCTGGCGGCTCATCCCCAGGTGCAGAAGGTGAACCATCCCTCCCTGCCGGACCATCCGGACCACGAACTTTACCGGAAATATTATCCGAACGGCGGCGGCTCCATCTTCACCTTTGAAATCAAGGGTGGCACGGAAAAAGCTCGCAAGTTCTGCGAAAGCCTGGAACTATTTTCCCTGCTCGCGAATGTGGCCGACGTCAAGTCCCTGGTGATTCATCCGGCCTCCACCACCCACTCCCAGATGACGGAGGAGGAACTGAAGGCGGCAGGCATCTCGCCCTCCACGGTGCGGCTTTCCATAGGCACGGAACATATCGACGACATTCTCGAAGACCTGGAACAGGGCTTCCGCGCCATTCTCTAA
- a CDS encoding RrF2 family transcriptional regulator gives MKVSTRGRYALRLMIDLAQHNDDGYISLKEISARQDITVRYLEQIIAILLKAGFVQSFRGKSGGYRLSRHPREYTTEDILKLTEGSLLPLSCTASQNSPCPRASSCATLPFWRGLQKVIEDYLGRVTLEDLSEQQKEIGCDYGAGI, from the coding sequence ATGAAGGTTTCCACCAGAGGACGCTATGCACTGCGCCTGATGATTGATCTTGCCCAGCACAATGACGACGGCTACATCTCCCTGAAGGAGATTTCAGCCAGGCAGGACATCACCGTACGGTATCTGGAACAAATTATCGCCATCCTGCTGAAAGCGGGCTTCGTTCAGAGTTTCCGGGGGAAGTCCGGCGGCTACCGCCTGTCCCGGCATCCCCGGGAATACACCACGGAAGACATCCTGAAACTGACGGAAGGCTCCCTGCTGCCCCTTTCCTGCACGGCCTCCCAGAACAGCCCGTGCCCGCGGGCGTCAAGCTGCGCCACGCTGCCTTTCTGGCGGGGGCTGCAAAAGGTCATTGAGGATTACCTGGGCCGCGTCACGCTGGAGGACCTGTCCGAGCAGCAGAAGGAAATCGGCTGCGACTACGGAGCAGGCATTTAA
- the alr gene encoding alanine racemase gives MPVTSPPRAWAEIDLGAIRHNLNVVKQAAKGEYYMPVVKAAAYGHGLEQVCRTLDSEGIAFFGVANVGEARRISQAGCRTRPYILGPAFPEEREEIVLNGWRSFISTIEEAVHYNSLARLYGKTLPIHISVDTGMGRGGFLPDQLEELLSRLGELDSLYMEGLGAHLPCADEDREITLRQIARFEQMAARIREKLPLKYCHLANSAASLDYEIPSNNMCRPGLVLYGFSPIPSPWAAQLKPAMALFSRLTVARTLPEGHGISYGGTFVTDHPTRVATVGIGYADGYVRSLAHKGARVMVDGVSCPLLGRVTMDQIMVDVSRVPHPEPGMTVEIMGPNIPVTELAEKAGTISWEIFTGIGPRVPRHYIH, from the coding sequence ATGCCAGTTACCAGCCCCCCCCGCGCCTGGGCCGAAATCGACCTCGGGGCCATCCGCCATAACCTGAACGTCGTCAAGCAGGCGGCCAAGGGTGAATATTACATGCCCGTGGTAAAGGCGGCAGCCTACGGTCACGGGCTGGAACAGGTCTGCCGCACCCTGGATTCGGAAGGCATCGCCTTCTTCGGAGTCGCCAACGTGGGGGAAGCGCGGCGCATCAGCCAGGCGGGATGCCGCACCCGGCCCTATATCCTGGGTCCCGCCTTTCCGGAGGAACGGGAGGAAATCGTGCTGAACGGCTGGCGGTCCTTCATCTCCACCATCGAGGAAGCCGTGCACTACAATTCCCTGGCGCGGCTGTACGGGAAGACGCTTCCCATCCATATCTCCGTGGATACGGGCATGGGCCGCGGCGGATTCCTGCCGGACCAGCTTGAAGAATTGCTCTCCCGCCTGGGGGAACTGGACAGCCTGTACATGGAAGGGCTGGGCGCGCACCTGCCCTGCGCGGACGAGGACCGGGAAATCACCCTCCGGCAAATTGCCCGCTTTGAACAGATGGCCGCCCGCATCCGGGAAAAACTGCCCCTGAAGTACTGCCATCTGGCCAACAGCGCCGCTTCCCTGGATTATGAGATTCCCTCCAACAACATGTGCCGCCCCGGGCTGGTGCTGTACGGCTTTTCCCCCATTCCCTCTCCCTGGGCCGCGCAGTTGAAGCCGGCCATGGCCCTTTTCTCCCGCCTGACGGTGGCGCGCACGCTGCCGGAGGGGCACGGCATTTCCTACGGAGGCACCTTTGTAACGGACCATCCCACCAGGGTGGCTACCGTGGGAATAGGCTATGCGGACGGCTACGTGCGCTCCCTGGCCCACAAGGGCGCCCGCGTGATGGTGGACGGAGTCTCCTGCCCGCTACTGGGGCGCGTGACGATGGACCAGATCATGGTGGACGTCAGCCGGGTGCCGCACCCGGAACCGGGCATGACCGTGGAGATCATGGGGCCGAACATTCCCGTGACGGAACTGGCGGAAAAGGCCGGTACCATTTCCTGGGAAATTTTTACCGGAATAGGCCCCCGGGTGCCGCGCCACTACATCCACTGA
- a CDS encoding potassium channel family protein encodes MNAFHHMPRHFLFLKLAYQTGMCLLALVAVTLAAIDLTSEAAEWEVTADRVIYWIFVLDYVVRFSISRSKWLFVKDHVWDLLAIIPFDVLFRLFRFASLGEILRLARYLDLFSYAMRFTTRIRRFFNTNGFKYICIAALVIILLGAVGIHLAEGMSLPNGIWWSFVTATTVGYGDTYPVTTPGKFLAVFLMLTGIGFVGTLTSTITSFFLHPHAGEPMPYREEEIEAIKKKLDGLSSMTDEDIDTMAALLKTLRDAPHASSHPEQETPASGPGTLPQKPE; translated from the coding sequence ATGAACGCGTTCCACCACATGCCCCGGCACTTCCTGTTCCTGAAGCTGGCCTATCAAACGGGCATGTGCCTGCTGGCCCTGGTCGCCGTGACGCTGGCGGCCATTGACCTGACTTCCGAGGCGGCGGAATGGGAAGTGACGGCAGACCGGGTCATTTACTGGATTTTCGTGCTGGATTACGTGGTCCGCTTCTCCATCAGCAGGTCCAAATGGCTCTTCGTCAAGGACCATGTCTGGGACCTGCTGGCCATCATTCCCTTTGACGTGCTGTTCCGTCTGTTCAGGTTCGCCTCCCTCGGCGAGATTCTGCGGCTCGCCAGGTACCTGGACCTGTTCTCCTACGCCATGAGGTTCACCACGCGCATCAGGCGTTTCTTCAACACGAACGGATTCAAGTACATCTGCATTGCCGCCCTGGTCATCATCCTGCTGGGGGCCGTGGGCATCCATCTGGCGGAAGGCATGAGCCTTCCCAACGGCATCTGGTGGTCCTTTGTCACCGCCACTACAGTGGGCTACGGGGACACCTACCCGGTCACCACTCCCGGAAAATTCCTGGCCGTTTTCCTGATGCTCACGGGCATCGGCTTCGTGGGAACGCTGACCAGCACCATCACCTCCTTTTTCCTGCATCCCCATGCGGGAGAACCCATGCCGTACAGGGAGGAGGAAATTGAAGCCATCAAGAAGAAGCTGGACGGCCTCTCCTCCATGACGGACGAGGACATAGACACCATGGCGGCCCTGCTGAAAACCCTGCGGGACGCCCCGCACGCATCTTCCCATCCAGAGCAGGAAACACCTGCCTCCGGCCCCGGCACTTTACCGCAAAAGCCGGAATGA
- the htpG gene encoding molecular chaperone HtpG, with protein MNTETHQFQAEVRQLLDIVINALYSDREIFVRELVSNASDALEKLRLKQLTDSNIYQPEKPLEISITTDKENKTITIADTGIGMTEADLVENLGTIAHSGTKKFMEALKQKQEGGADLIGQFGVGFYSSFMVADQVEVFTHSWEPEAASLRWTSNGREGYSIETLDEPLDRGTRIVIHLKDEYEEFSQEYRVKELLRRYSNFVGFPINFNGEHINTVQAIWSKSKSDVKPEEYDEFYQFISHTDEKPLSYMHFSADAPIMLNALLFIPKRNPEMFGFGRVDANVSLYCKRVLIDAKPEGLLPEWLRFLNGVVDSEDLPLNISREMLQDNSLVRKISDIITKRFIKHLDKLARDEKETYKEFYGQFSRYLKEGVVTSWPNKESLGKLLRFESTATDAGKTTSFEEYITRMKEGQTAIYALTGPSRSHLENSPYLEAFKARGYEVAFFTDHGDEFVLDSLSSVDGKPVTMIDRADVELPELEEEQKDALPQEEATALEEWLKELYPDKFSKVTLGKRLVSGAAVALQSGNDMGPEMRAYMKAMGQEIPESHPQLELNPSNPLVKKLSALRTENPELAQMVADQIANTALLRAGMLDDPAVLAQSSQALMEQLLLK; from the coding sequence ATGAATACAGAAACGCATCAATTCCAGGCGGAAGTCCGGCAGCTGCTGGACATTGTCATCAACGCCCTTTACAGCGACCGGGAAATCTTTGTGCGGGAGCTCGTTTCCAACGCTTCCGACGCCCTGGAGAAGCTGCGCTTGAAACAACTGACGGATTCCAACATCTACCAGCCGGAAAAGCCTCTGGAAATCAGCATCACCACGGACAAGGAGAACAAGACCATCACCATCGCGGACACCGGCATAGGGATGACGGAAGCGGACCTGGTGGAAAACCTGGGGACCATCGCCCATTCCGGCACCAAGAAGTTCATGGAGGCCCTCAAGCAGAAGCAGGAAGGCGGCGCGGACCTGATCGGCCAGTTCGGCGTGGGCTTTTACAGCTCCTTCATGGTGGCGGACCAGGTGGAGGTCTTTACCCATTCCTGGGAGCCGGAGGCGGCCTCCCTGCGCTGGACTTCCAACGGACGGGAGGGCTACAGCATTGAAACCCTTGACGAACCGCTGGACCGCGGCACCCGCATCGTCATCCACCTGAAGGATGAGTATGAGGAGTTTTCCCAGGAATACCGCGTGAAGGAGCTCCTGCGCCGTTATTCCAACTTCGTGGGCTTCCCCATCAACTTCAACGGAGAGCACATCAACACCGTCCAGGCCATCTGGTCCAAGTCCAAATCAGACGTGAAGCCGGAGGAATACGACGAGTTTTACCAGTTTATCTCCCACACGGATGAAAAGCCCCTGTCCTACATGCATTTCAGCGCGGACGCCCCCATCATGCTGAATGCCCTGCTTTTCATCCCCAAGCGTAATCCGGAAATGTTCGGCTTCGGCCGCGTGGACGCCAACGTCTCCCTGTACTGCAAGCGCGTGCTGATTGACGCCAAGCCGGAAGGCCTGCTTCCGGAATGGCTGCGCTTCCTGAACGGCGTGGTGGACAGCGAGGACCTGCCCCTGAACATTTCCCGCGAAATGCTCCAGGACAATTCCCTGGTGCGCAAGATCAGCGACATTATCACCAAGCGCTTCATCAAGCACCTGGACAAACTTGCCAGGGACGAAAAAGAAACCTATAAGGAATTCTACGGACAGTTTTCCCGCTACCTGAAGGAAGGGGTGGTCACCTCCTGGCCGAACAAGGAATCCCTGGGCAAGCTGCTCCGTTTTGAGTCCACCGCCACGGATGCGGGGAAAACGACCTCTTTCGAGGAATACATCACCCGCATGAAGGAAGGGCAGACTGCCATTTACGCGCTCACCGGCCCCTCCCGCTCCCACCTGGAAAACAGCCCGTACCTGGAAGCCTTCAAGGCCCGCGGATACGAAGTCGCCTTCTTCACGGACCACGGGGACGAGTTCGTGCTGGACTCCCTGTCCAGCGTGGACGGCAAGCCCGTCACGATGATCGACCGCGCCGACGTGGAGCTTCCCGAGCTGGAAGAGGAACAGAAGGACGCCCTGCCCCAGGAGGAAGCCACCGCCCTGGAAGAATGGCTGAAAGAACTGTACCCGGACAAATTCTCCAAGGTCACCCTGGGCAAGCGCCTGGTCAGCGGAGCCGCCGTGGCCCTGCAAAGCGGCAATGACATGGGCCCGGAAATGAGGGCGTACATGAAAGCCATGGGGCAGGAAATCCCCGAAAGCCATCCCCAGCTGGAGCTGAACCCCTCCAACCCGCTGGTGAAGAAGCTCTCCGCGCTGAGGACGGAAAATCCGGAACTGGCCCAGATGGTGGCGGACCAGATCGCGAACACCGCCCTGCTCCGCGCCGGCATGCTGGACGATCCCGCCGTGCTGGCCCAGTCCTCCCAGGCCCTGATGGAGCAGCTCCTGCTTAAATAA
- a CDS encoding M60 family metallopeptidase, protein MILLPFLKKGALLLALCGMLGGGVLSAQETGSVPITEAGLKALDSNVFTNDFMLALKPSVTRDRIAKIKDPFVRGLARQMAEKKYDRKARAITAEPYEPVKDLADRLRTSQYSKFENPTGIFFEEGEDVLLVMEDPKGEKLNLVIHNFGRDGGRSSYPLKAGINIIKAKNKGLGYIEYFTPNYKKAPKVRLSIPSGKVNGVFVGGVSKNSDWKKMLENSPTEVVDIVGSRVHLVYPVEELKKFCPDKGEELIALYDKIIGMEQQIMGLYKYKMLPKNRMFGRVIWNGFMHADGTGAAFHNGTMGEVGNPDKIPGSAWGIAHEFGHVNQVRPAMKWVSTGEVTNNIYSAYVNYMLNPSSMRLEHERINGGDGNMIGGRFNAYLNNGILKGENWLIQAGPDKRSGGDNRPMVHDHFVKLAPLWQLELYFKVAGKGNPDFYPDIFYKAIKMDTKGKKDGELQLAFMKNACDVSKQDLTDFFQKTGMLKPIDQELDDYTCARMTITESDCKNLIAYARKYKKPESPVIYYLSVNSVEAYKNRLPVRGACNQGITEQGNRRIISHDVWKNAAVFETYKDKEMVRITMVGTDSKDNSSTTVPYPEGSTRIEAVSWDGKRTLAYGKRPAK, encoded by the coding sequence ATGATCCTCTTACCATTCTTGAAAAAGGGAGCCCTTTTGCTCGCTCTCTGCGGCATGCTGGGCGGCGGCGTGCTTTCCGCCCAGGAGACCGGGTCCGTTCCGATTACGGAAGCGGGCCTGAAGGCGCTGGATTCCAACGTCTTCACCAATGACTTCATGCTGGCGCTGAAACCCAGTGTCACGCGTGACCGCATCGCCAAAATCAAGGATCCCTTCGTGCGCGGGCTCGCCCGCCAGATGGCGGAGAAAAAATATGACCGCAAGGCGCGCGCCATCACGGCGGAACCGTACGAACCGGTCAAGGACCTGGCGGACCGCCTGCGCACCAGCCAGTACAGCAAGTTTGAAAACCCCACCGGCATCTTTTTTGAGGAAGGGGAGGACGTGCTGCTGGTCATGGAAGACCCCAAAGGGGAAAAACTGAACCTGGTCATCCACAACTTCGGGCGTGACGGAGGCCGCAGCTCCTACCCTCTCAAGGCGGGAATCAACATCATCAAGGCGAAAAACAAGGGGCTGGGCTACATTGAATACTTCACGCCCAACTACAAGAAAGCTCCCAAGGTACGGCTCTCCATCCCGTCCGGCAAGGTGAACGGCGTGTTCGTGGGAGGCGTGAGCAAGAACAGCGACTGGAAGAAGATGCTGGAAAATTCCCCCACGGAGGTGGTGGACATCGTTGGCAGCCGCGTGCACCTGGTGTATCCGGTGGAGGAACTCAAGAAATTCTGCCCGGACAAGGGGGAGGAACTGATCGCCCTGTATGACAAGATCATCGGCATGGAGCAGCAGATCATGGGCCTGTACAAGTACAAGATGCTGCCTAAAAACCGGATGTTCGGCCGCGTGATCTGGAATGGCTTCATGCACGCGGACGGCACGGGCGCCGCCTTCCACAACGGCACGATGGGGGAAGTGGGCAATCCGGACAAGATTCCCGGCAGCGCCTGGGGCATCGCCCATGAATTCGGCCATGTCAACCAGGTGCGCCCCGCCATGAAATGGGTATCCACCGGGGAAGTGACCAACAACATTTACTCCGCCTACGTGAATTACATGCTGAATCCCTCCAGCATGCGCCTGGAGCATGAACGCATCAACGGCGGGGACGGCAACATGATCGGCGGCCGCTTTAACGCCTACCTGAACAACGGCATCCTGAAGGGGGAAAACTGGCTCATCCAGGCTGGCCCGGACAAGCGTTCCGGCGGGGACAACCGCCCGATGGTGCACGACCACTTTGTCAAGCTGGCTCCCCTGTGGCAGTTGGAGCTGTATTTCAAGGTGGCCGGGAAGGGCAATCCCGACTTCTATCCGGACATCTTCTACAAGGCCATCAAGATGGACACCAAGGGGAAGAAGGACGGCGAGCTTCAGCTCGCGTTCATGAAGAACGCCTGCGACGTCTCCAAACAGGACCTGACGGACTTTTTCCAGAAGACCGGCATGCTCAAGCCCATTGACCAGGAGCTGGACGACTACACCTGCGCCCGCATGACCATCACGGAGTCCGATTGCAAAAACCTGATTGCGTACGCCAGAAAGTACAAGAAGCCGGAAAGCCCCGTCATTTACTACCTTTCCGTCAACAGCGTGGAGGCGTACAAGAACCGCCTGCCCGTCCGGGGCGCCTGCAACCAGGGCATCACGGAACAGGGCAACCGGCGCATCATCTCCCATGACGTGTGGAAAAACGCCGCCGTCTTTGAAACCTACAAGGATAAGGAAATGGTCCGCATCACCATGGTGGGGACGGATTCCAAGGACAACTCCTCCACCACGGTTCCCTATCCGGAGGGCTCCACCCGGATTGAAGCCGTTTCCTGGGATGGCAAGCGTACGCTGGCGTACGGCAAGCGTCCCGCCAAATAA
- a CDS encoding transglutaminase-like domain-containing protein, with amino-acid sequence MAAIVNDLSEYLKTSPYIDWKHELVLDRAARLRAAGKGELEWIAGAYRFVRDEISHSWDAQDKRVTVSASDVLREKTGICWAKANLLAALLRACGIPAGICYQRLTLEDTPGSGYCIHALNAVFLQDPGRWIRLDARGNKEGIRAEMDLEKERLAFRVRPEIGEADYSEIYAEPLQLTMDVLENSTDALYMYLHSLPGEI; translated from the coding sequence ATGGCCGCCATCGTCAACGACCTCAGTGAATATTTGAAAACCAGTCCTTATATTGACTGGAAGCATGAGCTGGTGCTGGACAGGGCCGCCCGGCTCCGCGCCGCAGGTAAAGGAGAGCTGGAATGGATAGCAGGCGCCTACCGCTTCGTGAGGGATGAAATAAGCCATTCATGGGATGCGCAGGATAAAAGAGTGACGGTTTCGGCGTCAGACGTGCTGCGGGAGAAAACGGGCATCTGCTGGGCTAAGGCGAATCTGCTTGCGGCCCTGCTCAGAGCCTGCGGCATCCCGGCGGGGATATGCTACCAGCGGCTGACGCTGGAAGATACGCCGGGAAGCGGGTACTGCATCCATGCCCTGAATGCGGTTTTTCTGCAAGATCCGGGCAGGTGGATCAGACTTGACGCCAGGGGCAATAAAGAGGGCATCCGGGCGGAGATGGATTTGGAGAAGGAACGGCTCGCGTTCCGCGTGAGGCCGGAAATAGGGGAAGCGGATTATTCTGAAATTTACGCGGAACCCTTGCAGCTCACCATGGACGTGCTGGAAAACAGCACGGACGCCCTGTACATGTACCTCCATTCCCTGCCGGGAGAAATTTAG
- a CDS encoding DUF417 family protein has translation MPTTCPSPEKCLRYAETVQRFGINFLRVAVFIVFAWIGGLKAFQYEADGIVPFVANSPMMSFFYDKKAPEYKQHMNKEGAVVPANIAWHKENNTYGFAYGLGILIVSIGTLVLLGLFFPKVGLIGDCLLIIMTAGTLSFLITTPETWVPDLGGPNHGFPYLSGAGRLVIKDIAMMAGGFILLGTDFKRILKARLGCPRSGESCCKN, from the coding sequence ATGCCTACTACATGCCCGTCCCCTGAAAAATGCCTCCGATACGCCGAGACCGTCCAACGGTTCGGCATCAATTTTCTGAGAGTGGCCGTCTTCATCGTCTTTGCCTGGATTGGCGGCCTCAAGGCCTTCCAGTATGAAGCGGACGGCATTGTTCCCTTCGTAGCCAACAGCCCGATGATGAGTTTCTTCTACGACAAGAAGGCTCCCGAATACAAGCAGCACATGAATAAGGAGGGAGCCGTGGTGCCGGCCAATATCGCATGGCACAAGGAAAACAACACCTACGGCTTTGCCTACGGGCTGGGAATCCTGATCGTCTCCATCGGCACGCTCGTACTGCTGGGCCTCTTTTTCCCGAAGGTGGGCCTCATCGGCGACTGCCTGCTCATCATCATGACCGCCGGAACCTTGTCCTTCCTGATAACCACCCCGGAAACGTGGGTGCCCGACCTGGGCGGACCCAACCACGGCTTCCCCTATCTGTCCGGGGCGGGACGCCTCGTCATCAAGGATATCGCCATGATGGCCGGAGGCTTCATCCTGCTGGGCACGGATTTCAAGCGCATCCTGAAGGCGCGCCTCGGTTGCCCAAGGAGCGGGGAATCCTGCTGCAAGAACTGA
- a CDS encoding CynX/NimT family MFS transporter, which yields MKGKMLLLVAFLIICFNLRTGFDSPDPLLGTIEKDMGLSLENSGLFALLPVFVLGVAAPISPRVARWLTPWKIIFWFQLLAVAGIFWRSWDGVAGLYGGMVLMGLGMGIAGAAIPGLIKHQFPDHASAMMGIYSAMIGVGSAVASGLSVPISNMLGGWRFGLGIWIIPILLGMLVWGAYFLKHPVGVFQRDPDSSGRNLLRSSKAWQVTIFYLSRVGAAYFFYTWIPIFLRQRGMSYVDAGFILSVAMFAQLPATLSAHALEKATGGRGLLIVMAMALAALSCWGILYLPLDWAVWMAILFGLATGTVFSRGMALMVERARTPSEAIRLSGMSQGIGFTMGAALSLLFTSFLHQGGSFLPFCLVYTFFCVLGMISGRMSAQPGYV from the coding sequence ATGAAGGGAAAGATGCTGCTGCTTGTGGCCTTTTTGATCATTTGTTTCAATCTGCGGACCGGATTTGACTCTCCGGACCCGCTGTTGGGAACGATTGAAAAGGATATGGGCCTTTCCCTTGAAAATTCAGGGCTGTTTGCCCTGCTGCCCGTGTTTGTGCTGGGCGTGGCCGCGCCCATTTCTCCGCGCGTGGCGCGCTGGCTGACGCCGTGGAAGATCATTTTCTGGTTCCAGCTTCTGGCCGTGGCCGGTATTTTCTGGCGCAGCTGGGACGGCGTGGCGGGCCTGTACGGCGGCATGGTCCTGATGGGGCTGGGCATGGGGATTGCCGGAGCGGCTATTCCCGGACTGATCAAGCACCAGTTTCCGGACCACGCCTCCGCCATGATGGGCATTTACAGCGCCATGATCGGCGTGGGGAGCGCGGTGGCCTCCGGCCTGTCCGTTCCCATCTCCAACATGCTGGGCGGCTGGCGCTTTGGGCTGGGAATATGGATTATTCCCATCCTGCTGGGAATGCTGGTGTGGGGCGCGTACTTCCTCAAGCATCCGGTAGGAGTGTTCCAGCGCGATCCGGATTCTTCCGGCCGCAACCTGCTGCGCAGCAGCAAGGCATGGCAGGTCACCATCTTTTATTTGAGCCGGGTGGGGGCAGCCTATTTCTTTTACACCTGGATTCCCATCTTCCTGAGGCAGCGCGGCATGAGCTACGTGGACGCAGGTTTCATCCTTTCCGTAGCCATGTTTGCCCAGCTTCCCGCCACGCTCTCCGCGCACGCTCTGGAAAAAGCCACGGGGGGCCGGGGCCTTCTCATCGTGATGGCCATGGCCCTGGCGGCTCTTTCCTGCTGGGGCATCCTGTATCTTCCGCTGGACTGGGCTGTCTGGATGGCCATTCTGTTCGGCCTGGCGACGGGAACCGTTTTCAGCCGCGGAATGGCGCTGATGGTGGAACGGGCCAGAACCCCGTCGGAGGCGATCAGGCTTTCCGGCATGTCCCAGGGCATCGGCTTCACCATGGGCGCCGCCCTGAGCCTGCTGTTCACCTCCTTCCTCCACCAGGGCGGTTCCTTCCTGCCGTTCTGCCTGGTTTATACCTTTTTCTGCGTGCTCGGCATGATTTCCGGCCGCATGTCCGCCCAGCCGGGGTATGTGTGA